The window AAATGGGCACTCGTCATGATAAGCCACGGCTCCTGGGCCAGCCAAAGCCATGGCATCTTTGTCCTCCTAAAGCTCATGTGCAGCTAACCAGGCATAAAGCTGTAGGTGCCCTGAGGCACCTGAGGCCAGGCAGCCCATTGGAGGCATTTCACAAGAGTCAATCTTTTCTGCAGCCAAAGAGTAAAGCAGAAGGGCTTCAGCGCAACATCACAGACAATAATAAATGCTGACCTGTGCAAACTTCcacactgagaaacaaaaccaaagtggATGATGAAACGCCCAGAGTATCAACCATGTAAGGACAGCAGGGCACTGAGCCCGGCCATATCCATGGAAAGAGGATGAGGCCCGTTGGTACACTTGAGTCCAAGGGAGCACAAAGGCCCTCCTGCATGGAGGCAGCAGGTGAGGGAAGGGGCAAGCAGCGTGCCTCACTCTGCTCTGGCTCTATGTCCCCACCTCATGGGTGTCCCCTCTTCTGCCTCTCCTGCCACTCCTGCCTCAGCGCCGCGATCTCCTGCCCGTACCAGTGGTGCAGCTTGGCAAAGCAGGTTGTCTCTGGTGACACCGGGCTCTCCTGCAAGGCGGGCGCTGAGGACCCTGCGGCTGAGCGTCGGCGTGGAGGCAGGGGTGGGGGCTTTGTGTGCCCCCCATCGCGGTCAGGGTCGCTGCCCCACGTGGAGTACCCATTCTCCAGGACATGCTGTTTCTCCTGGACAGGCGGCAGGGCAGGGTTGGAGAGGTGACGTCTCCTGCCTGAGGAGGACTTCCGTGGTGACTTGCGGCATGCAGCCAAGCTGGTGCAggcctcctccagctgcttctccagctcccGCACCACCAGCCGCATGTAGTCGAAGCTGGCCCGTGAGAGCGCCTTCACCCAGGCCTCCATGGCAGCTTGCCCGTCAGCCACCAGCACGTAGGCCTTGGCGCCAGCATCGTCAAAGCGGATGGCAAAGGCGAATTCCTCGGCAGCCTCGCAGAGCTCCACGGTGCAGccctccagcaccaccagcccCACGGGCTCCCGGCTCTCCCGCTCCTCAAAGTAGAAGAGGAGGTTGCCCTTGAGGACAAACCATCGGCGCTGGTAGGAGGTGCCGTGGTGGCCATGGTGGTGGTGCCGCTCCACACGCTTGCGGAGGAAGCCGGCGTGGTCAGTGGGAGAGTCACAGGTGGCGTAGTGGGCCACGCTCCGCTCATTCAGCTTCATGGCCACAGAGGAGCCGTCAGCTCAGCGCTGTGTGTTGTCCATCCGACAGGTACAGCAGCTGCGGGGATAACCTCCAGGCCCACCACTACAGCACTGCCTCCTCCAGCGatgctgctttgtttcttcctctgccaGCGACCTACTTTGCAGGTTTTTTATGGAGCACATTGAAGAAACAGCGAGCGTTCATCTTGCTTTCTCCTCCGTTGTAGGACACAGGGAAGAGGGCATTTTCAGATGCTCTGGGACTTGTTTGAGCATCCTCTCCACATCTACGCTCAGGACTGTGCAGCCTCACCGgccatcccacagcactgctgtcacccagcactgcagccagcactgccctAAGCCATGGTGGCTCAGGCTGTGGCCCCTCGACATCTTCCTTGGGCCGGCTGCTTTCTTGGTGAGTGCCTCTGGAGCTCCACTGCACAGAGCTCCATACCTGTCACAAGGAAAGGCGCGGGAGAGTCatcaaacagcagaacaagagcAAGGAGCTGCACAAGGACCGTAAGAGCAAAGAGCTGCATGGCTCCCACTGCTAAATATTTGTGAAGAGCAAAGCCCGGGACACTTGCGTGGGCTCCAATGCCgagcccagccccagctcagGACCTCGCACTGCCTGCAGACGCGGCTGAGTGCCGGTTTTCTCCTGCGACACGAACACGGTC of the Gallus gallus isolate bGalGal1 chromosome 1, bGalGal1.mat.broiler.GRCg7b, whole genome shotgun sequence genome contains:
- the FAM109B gene encoding sesquipedalian-2 codes for the protein MKLNERSVAHYATCDSPTDHAGFLRKRVERHHHHGHHGTSYQRRWFVLKGNLLFYFEERESREPVGLVVLEGCTVELCEAAEEFAFAIRFDDAGAKAYVLVADGQAAMEAWVKALSRASFDYMRLVVRELEKQLEEACTSLAACRKSPRKSSSGRRRHLSNPALPPVQEKQHVLENGYSTWGSDPDRDGGHTKPPPLPPRRRSAAGSSAPALQESPVSPETTCFAKLHHWYGQEIAALRQEWQERQKRGHP